The Archangium primigenium genomic interval GGATGGAGCAGGGCGTACTCGGCCGAGCTGAAGGAGCGGGCGCGCAGCACGGCCAGGGTGAGCGCATCCCCCAGGGCGTGCAGGGCGGCGGTGGACGCCGTGGGGACGAGGCCCATGGGGCACGCCTCCTCGATGCGACCGATGTCCAGCACCACGTCCGCGCCGCGCGCCAGCGGACTGTCCGCGTCGCCGGTGAGCGCGATGACGGGCGCGCCCAGGCGCTTGAAGGAGGGCAAGAGCCGCACCAGCTCCTCGGTGGTGCCGCTGTTGGACAGCGCGAGGATGACGTCGCCCCGGCTCACCCGGCCCAGGTCCCCGTGCGCCGCCTCGGTGGGGTGCAGGAAGATCGAGCGCACGCCGGTGGAGGCGAGCGTGGCCGACAACTTCTGGCCGATGAGCCCCGCCTTGCCGATGCCCGTCACCACCGTCTGGCCCGCGCAGTCGCGCACCAGCTCCAGCGCGCGCAGGAAGGGAGCGTCCAGCCGCCCCATCAGTCCGAGGATGGCCTGGGCCTCGGCCTCCAACACGCTGCGCGCGTAGGCGAGCGTGGCCTCACGCTCGGCGGACGCCTGCGCATCGGCGGGCGCGGGCACACCTTGAGGGGGAAG includes:
- a CDS encoding KpsF/GutQ family sugar-phosphate isomerase is translated as MARVSRSTARKPRLRALPPQGVPAPADAQASAEREATLAYARSVLEAEAQAILGLMGRLDAPFLRALELVRDCAGQTVVTGIGKAGLIGQKLSATLASTGVRSIFLHPTEAAHGDLGRVSRGDVILALSNSGTTEELVRLLPSFKRLGAPVIALTGDADSPLARGADVVLDIGRIEEACPMGLVPTASTAALHALGDALTLAVLRARSFSSAEYALLHPAGKIGRAVMRVSELMRAGPANPLVRDSAKLSEAVVVMTNTPGRPGATNVVDRHGRLVGIFTDGDLRRLVEQGHTDFQRPLREVMGKRPRCVGPEVLVLEATRMMREARVDQLPVVDAEGKAVGLLDVQDLLAARSF